The Polyangium aurulentum genomic interval CGCCCCCGGCGATCTTCACGCACGGCGAAACGATATCGATGCAGCCCGGGGTCAGCCGGATCGACGAGCCCCCGACGCTCAGCACGAGCTCCGCTATCCCGACGAGCGCGAGCGCCGTGGCCCGCACGCCGCCGTCGCCCTGGGCGGTGATGGCGACGGCCCCGCCCGCGTTGCACGCGACGCTCCCGCCCGTGGCGAGCGAGGCATCCGCGCCGATGGCGGCCTCCGCGCTCGCGCCCGCGCTCAGGCCGAGCGCGCCCCCGATCGACTCGACGACGTTGCCGCCGATCGCGACGACCTGGTTGCCGCCCACGTTCGTCTCCTGATTGCCGCCGACCGACACGGCTCGGTTACCGGCGACCGTGTGCGACGAGCTGCCCGCGACGGCCTCGCTCAGGCTCCCGCCGACCTCGAGACCGCGGTCCGCGCCCACATGCACGCTTTGCACCCCCGCGACCGAGAGCGCCTGTGCGCCGCCGATCGTCGCGGTCTGGTTCGCCGCAACCGCGATGCTCTGGTTCGCACCCACGCTCGTGCTCTGATTTGCCCCGACCGTCGTGGCCTGGTTTCCGCCGATACCCACGGTTTCGTTGCCCGCGACGTGCTCGCCGTTATTGCCCCCAACGGCCGTGCTCCGGTTCGCGCCGGTGTGCTCGGCTCGATCGACGCCGACCTTGGAGCTCGCGTTGTTCGTGACGGTCTCGCTCCGATCGTTGCCCGCATGGGAGGCGAGATCGCGGCCCGCGTGCATGGAGAGGCGCTCTTGGCCCGCGGTGTCGTCGAGGGCGATTTCATTGACCACGCCGCCGCCAGGCGTGGACGCCGAGCGCATGACGCTGACCTCCTTTCGCTTGCTGGGCGGCAGATCGCGCCCGTTGTAGACGCGGCCCGTCACGATCGGGCAGTCGGGATCTTCGTCCAGGAACTGGACGATCACCTCGTCGCCGACGCGCGGATGGAAGAGCGCGCCGTGCGACGCCCCGGCGAAGAGGTGGCTCACGCGCACCCAGCACGAGTGCTCCTCAGCCCAATGGAAGCGCAGGCGCACACACGCGAATTCGCCGACGTGGAACTCGTCGTCGCTCCCGGCCACGAACGCCGTCTGCGAGCCACCGATGCGCGGCTTCGGCGTCGCGCGCGCCGGCCGGAAGCGCGCGCCGCGCGCGAGCTCGTAGGACGCGACGAAGGGCTCGTGCTTGTCCTCCGAGGCGACCGAGAGGACCCCGGCCTGCTCGCCGCGGAACTCGAGACGCGTCACGAGGTAGCCTTGCGAGATCGCCCCCGCGAAGAGCACGCGCGCCCGTCCCCCGCCCGTGCCCGTAGCGTAGGAGGCCTCCGTCGCGTGCCGATCGAGGCGGGCCTGCGCGAGCGGCGCCCCGAGCGTGCGGAAGGCGCCGGGATAGCGTTGCTCGTAGAGCTCGGGGTGCTTCCCTGCCTGCGCGCGCGGCGGGACGCCGGGCTTGCGGTAGTCGTAGTCCCCGAGCCGCACGGCCTTCGGGCGCAGCCGCGCGCCGTGCCGGAGCGAGGTCGTGTCGACCGCGTGCCCGAGCCGCGGGCGTCCCTCGTTCCCGTCCGCGAGCACGAGCAGGCACGAGCCGCCGCTATGCTCGAAATGGTACGAGATGCCCTCCTCTTCGAGCAGGCGCGAGAGGAAGGCGAAGTCGCTCTCGTTGTACTGGACGCAATACGGCCGCGCCTCGGGGTTGTCGAGCCGCGAGGTATCGGTCACCCGGTAGCAGAAGCGTCGCGTGGCGGGCGCGTAGCCGTGGGGGTGGTCGTCGTCGCCCTGGGCGTGGGCGCCGTCGCTGCGCGTGAAGAGCGGCGCGACAACCTCGTCGATGATCTGGCGCAGCGTCTTGTCGAGGAAGATGCGCGAGCGGGTGCAGTAGTCGGCGAGCGCGAGCGGCGGCTCCAGCGTCACGCGGTAGCGCCGGCCCTCGGGCACGTCGGCGAGCTGCTCGGCGTGCGTGATGACGCCGTGCACGATGCGGTAACCGGGCGAGGAGAGCGTCGCAATGCGCAGGCAGGCATTGGTCCCCAGCATGTCGTCTACGTCGATCTCGCCGTAGCCACGGAGGAGGAGGTCGATCTCGTAGCGGAAGAGCCGTGAGAGCTCTTCGCGCGCCGAGAAGCGCACGACGAGCAGTTCGTCCCACCCGTCGCCGCCTTCCCACGCAAAGGTAAAGTCGGGGTACGCGCCGCCGAGGAGAGCGCGCAGGCGGTCAATGACATGCGCGACGGTGTGGGAAATGTCGAGTATTGCCACGGTACGCCTCTCGTATTGCTGCGGTTGCTGCGCTCGTGCGTCACGTCTCAGATCGTGGACGCAGCGCATCGATGGCTTGGGTGATCACCCCTCGATCGTAGGCATCAGAAGTACGTTGCAATGTCGCCTCGAGCGCTGGGATGGTTGATGGGTCGCCGATCATCTCTAGAGCCGTGACTGCGAATGGCACGCAGTGCTCGTCCGCCAGAAGCGCCACCAGGGCGTCGGTAAGACGAGGGTCCGGGAACGATTGCGCGATCTGTGAACTCCAAAATCTTACCCCGGCATGAGGGCTGCGTAGTGCAACTGCCAAGTGCGGAACAACGTCCTCCGGTGAAAAGCCAATGAAAACGTCCTCCACGAGCTGATACACTCCAAATCCGCCTCCATCTCCAAATGAATTGAGCAGCAGTGGAATGCATTCAATTGCGGGGTTGGCGATAAAGTATTTTCGAATCTCATCGTATGTTACGATCTGCTCTTCGGAGAGTTCTCTGTCCGGCGGCATTGGTTGATGCTTCGCCAGGAAATCTAACGCCGAATCCTTAGAAATCTCGCTCATTTGCATTTGCCCCCAGAACGACGCATATGATCCCCGTAGGCTGCTTTGTTTTGCCGAATCAACTCCAAGAGTTGCTGATTGATCGCAGATCGATCGTAACCAGCCGCAGTCAAAATTGTTCTTAGGTTGGTTATGTCTGCAGCAAGGTATGCGCGCAGGTTGGGACGTGGAATCAGTCTTCTCCGGTAGGTGAGCGTCTGTTCGTGAAGCGCACGCCTGAGATTGATGGTTATGCCCGCCTCACGATGTGCGGGGCTCATGGCATCTTGCACTGCATGATGGGGCGTGTGCGTCTTGTTGAGTCCGGAGACAATGTTCGCGTTACGCGATTCTTTATACGTCCCCACGAACAGATCCTCCCCCGGGCCGGCAATGAGGCCCAGCGGATCGATCCACGTCAACGGATCCCGCACGTACGCGTACAGCCCGAGACCTCCCGCCAGCCCGAGGGGGTCTTGGCTGATATACTGGCCCGCGTGGGGGTCGTAATAGCGGAATCGGTTGTAGTAAAACCGAGTCTCCTCGTCCTCGTACTGCCCCGGGAAGCGCCACGGGTTGTCGATCTTCGCGACGTCGTGGGAGACGCTCCCCCACACGTCGAGCTCGCCGGACCAGACGCATTCGCCCTGTTCGTCCGTGAAGACCATCGGAACGCCAAGGTGGTCCGTCACCACGCCATACCGCTTGTCGCCCTGGCCCTTCGCGATCAGCGTGAACGTGCCTGGCTCCCACACCCACGTCACGAGCGGCGCCCCTTCGACGAGCTCGTGGATGAGTTCGTCGCCATCCCAGATGAAGCGCGTTGTCTTGCCGCCTGCGCTTTTGCTGACGCGCCGGCCGAGCGCGTCGTACGCGAAGCTCACGCGCATCCCGTCCGGCCGGATCGCCTCGACGAGCTGCCCGAGCGCGTCCCACACGTAGCGCCAGCGCTTGCCGTTCGGGAGCTCGCGCGCGACGAGCTGCCCCTCGGTGTCGTATTCAAAGCGCACGCCGTCCGCCACGAGCAGCCGCCCTCCCAGGCCGTACAGGCGATCCTCGCCGTCACGCGTGCCGAAGACGTTGCCGACGGCGTCCACGTTGCGGTGCAACGTCTTTCCGCTCGGGAGCATGAGGCTGACGAGCGTGCCGCCGCGGTCGTGGTGGAACGTGATCAGATCGGGGCCGTCGAAGGAGACGAACGCGCCGATCTCGTCGGCGCTCTTCCACCGATACCGGCGCCCCGTGTCGCCGCCGGGCATGCGGATCAGGTGCGCGAGCGGCCGATCGAATTGGTCGCGCTTCCACCGCGACGCGACGCCGCCCGGGAGCTTGAGCTCGAAGCGCTTGCGCAGCGTCGCCTTCCACGGGGCGCGCAGACCGTCGGCGCCCGCGCGCAGCGACTCGGGCGCGAAGTTGCCGAAGCGCGGGTCGTGGTCGAACGACACGGTCTCGAGATCGCCGTCGGCATCCCAGGCGAAGCGCGCCTCGTGCCCGAGGCTCGTCCGGCGCAGGACGAACGCGCCCGCGGCGTCGTAGCCCCGCTCGATCCGGACGTCGCCCTGGCGCTCCTCGACCACGCGGCCGAGCGCATCGCGCACGAACGCCACCACGGCCGAGCCGTTCTTCGCGCGCACGAGATCGCCACGGGCGTCGTATTCGTAGGTGACGACCTCGGTCTCGGGCACCGGATTCGGCGGCCGGATGCGTCCCGGCATCTCCAGCTTGGCAATGCGGCCGAGCTTGTCGCGCTCGATTGCGAGCCATCGGCTCCCCATGACGCGGATCAGGTAGCCGGCCTGATCGTGGTAGAGCTTCGTCACGCGCTTGTCGAAGCCGATCTCCTGTCGGACGCGGCCCGCCCTGTCGCGTACGTACTGGTACACCTTGCCGTGGGCGTTGGTGACGCTGGTCAGGTGCTCGTCACTGTCGTACCCGAGCTGCACGGTGCAGCCCTCCGGGTCGATCTGCGTCGCGAGCTTGTCCATCGCCGTGTAGGCGTATCGCCAGGTATGCCCGCGCTCGTCCTCGCGCTCGACGACGAGGCCCTCGGCGTCACGCTTGAAGCGCGCCCAGGCCCCATCCGAGCGGTCGATGCGCACGACGCGCCCGCACGCGTCGAGCGCGAGCTCGGCCTCGGGCTCGCGCACCATGCGGCCGAGGTCATCGAAGGCGTACCCGCCGCTCGTGAGATTGCCGTGCGCGTCGTATTCGAGCGCGAGCGTGCGCCCCGTCGGCCCCTCGACCCGGGTGAGGAGACCGCGCCGATCGTGCTCGAATCGCGTGACGCCTTCGAGCGGGTCGATCTCTTTGACGAGTTTGCCCCGGCTATCGTAGATCCAGCGCCACTTCGCGCCCGCCGCGTCGGTCATCTCGACGGGCTCGTTGAGCGGGCTGTGCTTGAAGCGCGTCTCGCGCCCGTACGGATCGCGCTCGACCACGATATTGCCGCGCTCGTCGTACTCCCACTCGGTACGGTTCTTGTGGGCGTCCATCTCGGCCACCTTGCGGCAGTCGAAGTCCCACTCGTACCAGCGCTCGGTGCCCTCCTGGTCGATCTCCCGCTCCACGAGGCCCGAGCCATTGCCGATGTACGAGGTCATGCCGCCCCGGCCGTCGTGGACCTGGCAGGTGAAACCGTACTTGTGATAGACGAGCCTGCGCTCGTAGATCCCGCCATCACCCCACGTGCGCGTGCAATAGCCGCCCGCGTCGTACTCGAAGTAAAACGACACGCCGTTCTTCTTCGTCTCCTTGACGAGGCGGCCGTCCTTGTACTCGTAGCGCATGGCGTGGCCGCCGGGGTCCGTGGCCTCCGCGAGATACCCATCGTCGTGGTAAGCGTAGCGGACGAGCGTGTGCCAATCGCTATCGTACTGCACGCGCACGGCCACGAGTCGCGAGCCCTTCATGATGAAGCGCAAGGGCCGCCCCGCGCTGTCCGCAGCGTCATGCAGGTGCCCGTCGAGATAGCGGAGCGTGATGGCATTGCCGCATCGGTCGCTCACGCGCACCAGGGCATGGCGGTCGCCGATGCGCTCGAGATCGTACCGCGTGCCGTCCCAGAAGGTGAGCGTGTAGCCGCTCGCGTCGCGGGCGAGCGTGTAGCGGTCCTGCGCGCGCCACGCGGAGCTGCCCTCGTCGAGCTCGTCGTGCGTCGCGAGCCGCCCGTCGGGAAGCCGCAGACGGAGAAGCCCCGCGTCCTCGTGCACGCTCACCTCGAGCGGGTGAAACCACCCCGGGCCGAGCACGCCGACCGGGCCCTCGTCTTGGCTGTAGTAATTCGGCTCGAAGACGAGCGGCAGCGGGCCGGGCAGCTCGAAGTCCAGGCGCTCGGTGAGCACTTCGCCGGTCATGACGTCGACCGGGTGGCCTGTCATGAAGCAGATTGCCTTGCTGATGCGCGTGCGGGGCTGGATGCGGAAGAAGTTGTGCATCTTTTCCGAGACCCATTTCGTCCGGATGCCGGCGAGCACGGCGGCCATAACGTTGACCGCCTCGGGGCCGCCGATGGTGACGGGCGCGCCTGCCGGCACTGCGATCACCGTGGATCCGGGCGCGTTCACGGGGAAGCCGCACGTCGACACGATCGAGCCCGAGCGCGAGGCCGACATGCCGCCGAACGTGACGGTCTGACTGCCCGAGATGACGGTGCCGGTGCCGCATGCGGTATCGTTCGGCGCGAACGACACGCCGGGAGGGGTGGGGCGGTGGGGGACGAGGATCTTGACCCCGGTCGCCGCCGTCACGGCAGGGCGGCCGTTGATGAGCACGGGGCCTGCGCCGAGAGCGCAGGAGAACATGAGCCCGAGCGGGTCGATGATCGCGCCGAGGTAGACGTGGGGCAGGACGACAGGGCTCGGCTGGCCCGGCACCATGACCGCGTGGAAGCAGATCCCCGCGACGATGTCCCCCCACTTGGCTGCCCCGGCCATGGATCCCCTCCGATCCAGGGCCATGACAGGCTTGGGGAGCGATGGCCAAGTTCTCAACCTTCTAACCCCTTCCGGACCACCGACGAGCGAGCTGCCAGGAGCATGCCTGCGCCGCTAGTTCCATCCTGTCAGGGAGGCGCATGCAACAAGAGCAACCACGCGGACGGGGACAAACGACCCGGTTGACCCGGGGCATCCCTTGCGCGTACCGTGGAACGATGCGCCGCGTGCTTCTCGCGCTCGTCCTCGTGCTAGGGTGCTCCTCTCGCACACAGCCGCCGCCTGCCTACGGGTACACGCCGGGCTATTACGTTCAGCCAAGCCCCTACACGCTGCCGAGCTACGCCGCGCCCGCACCAGTCTACACGCCGCCGCCCGCAGCTAACTGGGCACCGCCGCCCACGCCGACCTGGACGGCCCCCCCGCCAGTGCCCGCCCCCCCGCCTCCGCCGCCGCTGCCCACGTCGGGGCGCGTCACGCTGTACAGCGTCACGATTGGCCCCGGCAAGGTCGACGGGACGCAATGGGATGGCCCGGGGCACGTCGAGCCGAGCGAGATTAGGCGCCTCTCCCGCGCGCTCACGTTGCCGAACCCGTACGCCGAGGTGGCTGCCATTCTCTCGGATCCGGTGAATCAGGCCCTCGCAAAACCCGAAGTCATTGGTGAGGCGTGGCTCGTGACAGCCTCAGGCTATAGCCACGGGGTATCCTTGAGCGCGCAACGGGACACCTTCACACCGCAATTTGCCGGCCCGCCCACGTGGAGCGGCGTTCCATTTGACGGAAGCGTGCGCCTGGACGTCAGCCTCACCGACCGTGATTTCATGTTTAACGATCCGATTGGCTCGTTCCAGCTCAACCGCGAGGACTTGCTCTACGCGCTGCGAGAGGGCCGCGTCGTCCAGGTACGTGTCCACGACCAAACGAGCCGGCAGGTGCTCTTCGCGGCGATATCGGTCATGGGAGAGTAGTGTCTCTCGGAGGGGGGAGAAGCTGCGCGCCTATCTGTCAACCAAGGGATCGAGCAAGGGTTTGTCTCCTTGCACACGGGCAGCGGCCGGGATCTGATCTCGCTCCTCGGAGGCGTGAACGGGGCCGGCAGCGCTGCCGTTCGAACGCGCGCGCGAACGGTAGGCCGAGCTTCGCGCGCCAGGCTTCGTAGAGTGGGCCCAAGAGCAGGCCAGCCACCAGGGAGACGAGTGCGTGCGTAATGGGAACGTTCACGCTCGATACTTCCCCGTGACCGCACAAAAGCGAACACGAAAACGACCGAGAGCACGTTTTGTCAGAGAAGGTCGGCCGGGACGGATGCGTGCAGGGGTCTCAGCGGCGCCGCTTGTCGTGAATGCGGGGCGCGGGACGGCGCTTCCGTGGGCGGCGAGGCCGACCGGACCGGCCCGAAAGCAGGCGAGCCGAGACCGCAGCCACTCGGAGCCCAGCGCGACCCACGCGAGGACGAGGAGGTGAACGATCCAGAGAGGGATCTTCATGCCCTCTACTTCTCGTTGAGCTATTAAAAGCGGACACAAAATCGACCGCGGGCGCGTTTTTCACGGTTCGAGTGCTGGGAGCACCGGCGTTGCGTCCTGGAGAAATGCGGCAGAAGGCGAGCTCGAGAAAGGCCCGACGACTACGGCGAAGCGTCGAGCACGGGCCATGAGGACTCGAGCAGAGTGTTTGCAAGCCGGAGGCGCGTCAGTGAATCAAGTCGTCCGGCGTGCTCATCGCAACGTGAATGATCTGCGCGACGAGGCAATCGTGCATGCCCTCCGTCCTCTCGGTGAGCTCGTCTCTGCGCAAAGCATCGCGATGAAGTCGCCGTCAGGTCACCGCATTCGCGCGGCAACGTCCTCGATCACCGCAGCCGCCGAGCGCCCTTTCACGTCGGCTTCAAGGCTCATGTATTCATTGGACATCCACTGCGCGGCCCCGTCCACGCCTGCGCCGTAAGGACGCGGTCGAGGGTTGCTGGGTCGCTGCCGATAAAGTCGAGCAGCCGCGCCTCGCGCGGGGCGAGTTCATCCTCGGTATCGAGCGTGACCTTGAGCGCCATGGTGATCGTCATCCGTCGCGTGATCTTCATGTCGGTCAGGCGTCGTACCATAAGCCTCCTGCGCGCGCCTGCCATCATCGCAGATGCTTCCGCGCCCGCTGCGCGGCGGCCCCAGAGATGCCGGCGCCGGAGGGCGATCACACGCTGGAAGGGATGCTGCGGCCGAGCGAGCTGTAGCGGCACGGGGGATACCGCGGGCAAACGTCCGGCTCGGCGGACGAAAGACCGCGCCAAACGCGCAGCGCTTCGTAAAGCGGGCCCAATATGTCTAGGCGCACTGCTCACCCTGCGGAGCCCGTACCAAGGTCGATGGCGGGGCGGACGCGCCCGAGGACGTGCGACGCGCGCCTCGCTCGAAGGCGGCGAGGAGCACGAGGAGACGAGCAGGACAGGCTGACCTCGCCGTGCTCCCTCGCCGCCGGACACGAACTGGACGCGAGCAACACGAGGGCGGCGAGCGGCGAGGGCGACGAGAAACGCGCATGCAGTTCAGGGTTCGCAGGCTGGGTGCTTCGCGGTGGAGCAAGACGGCAAGGTGCGCAAGGCCGAGGTCGTGCGATCCACGGTCGACCATGCGGGACTCGCCGCCTACATCGTCACCACGTTCGGAGCGTTCACGATGCCCGCGTCGCCGGAGGCGAGATGCAGGCCGAATACCCGTTCGAGTTCGCGCCGGAGGAAGTCGCAAAGGGCGCGAAGGAAGGGGCCTCAACGCCGGCGTCGTGGCGGAGCACCTTGACGACATGTGGTCACGCTTGACGGGGTCGAGCTCGGCGACGGTGCGCCCGGTCCGTCCAGCCACTGCGCAAGAATGGATCGCCGTGAACGACTGTGATAAACTGCGAATCTGGAGAGCATCAGAATCGGAAAATAATATGGCGTCCTGGAGTAACCTTCGCAGCCTGTGTCTCGACCCATCTGCTGACGATTACGACGTAACAGCGGTCTCCGACGAGCTTATCATCCTCATCGAGCAGATCGGAGATGCGGGACTCGCGGACCGCGTGGCAGCCTCAGTTGACGAGGGCATCCTCACTCTGGACGAAGGATCCTTGCTCCTCGGGGTGGCTTCTTACTCGACCGACGATAATGGCGCCCGCATACAGCGGGTCTTAGAGCGCTGGCTCGAAGCGGGCGAGGATGAGACTCGCATTGCTCTAGCGCTTTCTCACGACACCTTCCCGTTTCATTCGCGTGTCCGCAGAATTGCGGTCTTGACGGAGGTCGCGACTCGATTCCCAAGGTTCGCGGCTCGATGCATACACTTGATCAGTAAATCACCAGATCGATGAGACCTCGTCCACATCCCTTGCTTCGTCGTGCTGCTGAGCAGGGGCGTTTCACTCTCTCGGTGCGCGTCGCGGCACCTGGGGAAGGGCGCGGTTCGGGCGGCGAGTTTGGCGAAGATCTCCGCCTCGACGCTGGCCTTGCCGAGCAGCGCGGTCAGGATTAGGCCAGCTCGGGCGAGCCCCCCCGCGGGCGCCGTGGCGACCCGCGAACGTTGCGCGGCTGCGAATACCGCCGCGCGCGCGTCAAACGGCGCTGCCATCGGCCGCCGCCTCCTCGTCCTCGTCCTCGTCCTCGTCCGGCCCGAGCTCGCCGGCAGTCATCGCCGCCTCGAGCTCATCCGCGAGCCGGCGCAGCATCGCGATCTGCTCGGCCCTCTCCGTGGTGCCCGTCGCCCACCAGAGCTCTAGCTCGCGGCAGGCTTTGCGGTCCTTCCAGCCGCTCTTGACCGCGGCATCCCAGACTCTTCGGAGCGCGCTCGGCAAGCCGGGCGGTCGCTCGGCCTCGATCTTTACCTTGGCCTCGACGTGCGCATGGCGACGCCCCCAGCGCTCGGGGTAGCGCGCGCAGCAGATCGAGCGCGAGGCGCGGATCGTTCTCTGCGCCCCGCAGGGCAAGCGTCGCGAGCCGCGCCTCCCCCTTGGCTTCGGCCGCGCGCAGTTGGGCGTCGAAATCCTCGTCCTGCCTCTGCCACCGGCGCAGCGTGCGGGGCGAGATCCCCACGAGCTTGCACACCGTCGGGCGATGAAGCTGCCCCAGCCGGATCGCGTCGAGGATCGCCTTCTCAGCCTCGGGCGTGCGAGTCGTTGGGCGCCCGGACATCGATTACCCGAGGGACTTGAGGAAATCGTCGTAATCGTCTGCGGGGCGTTCGTCCTTGCTCGCTTGCCCCTCGAAGCGCGCCGGTGCCTCTGGTGCCGCGCCCCGCGCCGGGAGGCGGCCCTCGCGGGCCGCGATCGCGTCGACGAGACGGCAGACGTCGCGGAGGATGACGCTCGTTTCCGGGAAAACGACGCGCCGCTCGCGCTCGATGCGCACAGCTTCCTTGAGCCGCCGCTTTTCGACGCGGAGGAGCCAGCGGAGCGTTTTGACGTCCGCGTCGCACGCCGGGGGGACAGGGTTCGGAGCGGGGCGCCCTTCGGCCGAAGCGCGCTCAGCCTCTTCGGGTGTCAGCGGTTGAGGCCGATCCCGCGGCCCTTGGCTGCCTTGGTCCATGACGGCCTCCGGATCAGGGGGTGCATAAGCATGTGACAGTCGTTGCAGATCACCATCATGTTCGCGGGGTCGAACACGAGCTCCGAGGCCATGCCGGTGATCGAGCAAGGGATGATGTGGTGAACGTGGCGCGCGGGCGTCCCGCAGCACTCGCAGAAGCGCCCGCGGGCCTCGAGCACCTCGCGCACGACGCGCCGGTAGCGCTTGATGGGGGTTTCAGGGGCGGAGGGGCGCGGCATGGGTCTTATCCGTTGGGCGGAAAGGGACCAAAGGGGGTCCGTTTGCGACCCATGCGCCGCGTGCCTTCGAGTCGGGAGCGACGCAACGGGCGGGTGAGCGCCGCCGGAAACGCTCACGAACCGCTCGTGGAATCTCCAGGAGGATCTGCTCGGCGCTCGACCGCACGAAGGTTCAGGGCAGGGCCCGCTACAAGATCGTCAGCGACTGCCGATCTTGCCCGCCCCGTTCACCTGCCTGGTAAGCCAGCAAGCGCAGACCCCTTGAGAAGGCGCATGGCAGCTTCCAACTCCTTCGGGGGAAGTGTGAGGCGTCCACGTCCGCTGCCATCGTGAGGAAGTGCCTCCACCCGGAACTCAAAAGGGTGCAGTGACTGTGATGTCCGCCCCCATCCTATCCAGCCACTGCGGACCACAGCAGATGCGGGCAGGGCCACCTCCACCAACGGCGGAACCATTACCGTGCCCTCGGTCGGCACGCCCTCTCCGTTTTTATATTGGACATCCAGCGCGAGCACACCTCTCACGCCGTGTAACTCGGTTGCAAGCGCGTCACGCCACACGACGAGCGTGTACTCAATCCTCGAATCGAAAACAAATGGAAGATAGCACAACGAGTAAAATGCTTTCCTGACTCGGATGCCTTCTTCGTCGAGCCCAAAACGCTCCGCAAGGAAGGATGGCAAAGAGGGGCGAGTGATCATCGGCAGCCCGGGAGCCTTGGTTCTACCCCAAAGCGCTGCAGCGAGCTCATAACCGAACCGCATCATGTCCCTGGCATCCGTCGTCATCTCCTTCCTGGCGACCAGCATTCGTCCAACGCGCTCGGCGGCCTGCGGCCGGGACCAATCTAGCTCGGGGTGATCCAACAGCCAATAATAAGCGTCCTCGTGCTGTTTTGAGCGGCGTGCGAAGTGCTCGTACCGCTCATAGTACAATATCGCTAAACGATGCACCTGCTCGTCGTCGAACGTCCCCAGCATGCGGTCAAGCTTGATTGCCGGCGTTGACAGATCCCAGCCGCTGGGCGTCTCTGCAAGGTCAAGCGCTGCCTGCGGCATCTTTGCAGCAAGCAGAGTCTCTAGTGCATTCTCTACCCCTGTGAGCCCACTCAGGAGATCTACCAATGCGTCACGCGCAAGATCGGCGGCCTCAAGGCGCCTTACGACAAAGCGCTCGACAGTTTTTTGCAGAGCCAGGGCCAGCAATGTGCCGACGAAGCTTGCAACCACGGTCAGGTCCACGGGCGTGGCACGACCTACTTGTTGGGCGTCTGGGGCGGCGGGGGGTTGGGCGATGGGGGCGGCGGGGGGGCAGGCTCCCGGATGGGGGCCACGTTGATAACGTTCGGGCTGTCATGCCGCTCTCTGGGGTGGCTGGGCTGGTCCTTACGAATCGGGACCACGGGACCCGGTGATTGCTGAGGCGGTTTTTTGGCGCGCATGGTTTAGCTCCACGCTTGCATTCCAGTTCACAAGGACTGGGGCAAGTTTCCGAGCGGACAGTAACCACTCGCTGGGCGCATGTCCAGTCCCCTAGACCATGCCTGCGACATCGTATCCACAATCGCAAAGGATGCGTACACTTGCAGGCCCCGAGCTCGGCGAGGCTCGACCGCCCTCGACGCCGTCTTTCTCGACACACCTCGGGGGACCCGGCCCCCGTCGCCGATCTGCATGCTCGTGCTGCTCGCCGCCTGGTGCTGCTCGCCGAGCTCGCCGTCCTCGCCGAGCTTGCGGCCGCCGTTTACATCCGTGGGCCGTCCCACCGCTTGCGGTACAGGAGGTCGTCGTTCCCGCGGACGAACACGTCGATTCGGTCAGGTCCCCACGACACCGCCGCGGGCCCCGGCTTCAGGCCGCCGCTCAGACTCTTCCAGTCGTTCCACGATGTGCCGTTCCACGACCTGCGCCAGAGGGTTAGATCGGCGCCGCGGACGAATACATCGAGACAACCCGGAGCCCAGGTCGAGACGGCCGGGGGCGAGGCCATCGAGAGCCCGCCGCCCGTGTCTTGCCAGCCGCCCCAGGCGGCTCCGTCATACGAAAGGCGCCACAGGTTGCCGTTGGTGCTACAGGCGAGCACGTCGATGCGACCGGTGTCCGTCGAGACGGCTCCGGGGCCGCAGGTCAAGGTGCCGCCCAGGCTCCCCCAGCTCCCCCAAGAGACACCGTCCCACGCCCGATGCCACAACGCATTGTCGGTGCCGCGGGCGAAGACGTCGAGGCGATTGGGCCCCCACGAGGCCACGGTTGGATTGGAGGTCAGAGAGCCGCCCAGGCTCGCCCAGGGCCCCCAGGAAACG includes:
- a CDS encoding type VI secretion system Vgr family protein, with the translated sequence MAILDISHTVAHVIDRLRALLGGAYPDFTFAWEGGDGWDELLVVRFSAREELSRLFRYEIDLLLRGYGEIDVDDMLGTNACLRIATLSSPGYRIVHGVITHAEQLADVPEGRRYRVTLEPPLALADYCTRSRIFLDKTLRQIIDEVVAPLFTRSDGAHAQGDDDHPHGYAPATRRFCYRVTDTSRLDNPEARPYCVQYNESDFAFLSRLLEEEGISYHFEHSGGSCLLVLADGNEGRPRLGHAVDTTSLRHGARLRPKAVRLGDYDYRKPGVPPRAQAGKHPELYEQRYPGAFRTLGAPLAQARLDRHATEASYATGTGGGRARVLFAGAISQGYLVTRLEFRGEQAGVLSVASEDKHEPFVASYELARGARFRPARATPKPRIGGSQTAFVAGSDDEFHVGEFACVRLRFHWAEEHSCWVRVSHLFAGASHGALFHPRVGDEVIVQFLDEDPDCPIVTGRVYNGRDLPPSKRKEVSVMRSASTPGGGVVNEIALDDTAGQERLSMHAGRDLASHAGNDRSETVTNNASSKVGVDRAEHTGANRSTAVGGNNGEHVAGNETVGIGGNQATTVGANQSTSVGANQSIAVAANQTATIGGAQALSVAGVQSVHVGADRGLEVGGSLSEAVAGSSSHTVAGNRAVSVGGNQETNVGGNQVVAIGGNVVESIGGALGLSAGASAEAAIGADASLATGGSVACNAGGAVAITAQGDGGVRATALALVGIAELVLSVGGSSIRLTPGCIDIVSPCVKIAGGAVSAVGGTVGLN
- a CDS encoding HEAT repeat domain-containing protein — its product is MSEISKDSALDFLAKHQPMPPDRELSEEQIVTYDEIRKYFIANPAIECIPLLLNSFGDGGGFGVYQLVEDVFIGFSPEDVVPHLAVALRSPHAGVRFWSSQIAQSFPDPRLTDALVALLADEHCVPFAVTALEMIGDPSTIPALEATLQRTSDAYDRGVITQAIDALRPRSET